TGCCAAAGAGCCGAATTTAGGCTGCCGGGCTACTTTCCTGCCCGGTTTCTGTATGATGAACTTGAACCATACCGGCATAATCAACATGATCCTGGAAAAAAGCTGCGGCCTGCATGTGCGAATTGAAGATATCAGGATCCTGGCCGGAAATCCATAGACTTAACCATTAATACTTGGAACTCCTTGCCATACTCGTTAATAACCCGGCATATATTTTAGATAACTTGTCTTCAAAGAAAAGAAGTGAAAATATATGTCCGGCGTTTATATGCTTGTAGTATTATTATTAGTCGGTATTGTTGCCCGTTCAAACCTGATTTCCTCGGCAGCCTGCATTTTACTTGTCCTGAAGTTCTCCAGCCTGGATATGTTTTTCCCTTTTCTTGAAAAAAGAGGTCTTGAAATAGGACTGCTTTTTTTGCTTCTTTCAATTCTGGTCCCTGTGGCCACAGAAAAAATTACCAAAAACGAGATCTTATACAGCTTCCTCAGCCTGCCGGGGATCCTGGCAATTTTAGGTGGGGCGCTGGCCACTTATTTAAACGGTGACGGTTTAAAGCTGCTGCAGATTGATCCCGAGATAATTTTCGGAGTGGTTATCGGATCGATTATTGGAATTACATTCTTTGGCGGAATTCCGGTAGGTCCGTTGATGGCAGCAGGGTTAACGGCTCTTTTTCTGAATATTATTGGC
This portion of the Desulfotomaculum sp. genome encodes:
- a CDS encoding DUF441 domain-containing protein; this encodes MSGVYMLVVLLLVGIVARSNLISSAACILLVLKFSSLDMFFPFLEKRGLEIGLLFLLLSILVPVATEKITKNEILYSFLSLPGILAILGGALATYLNGDGLKLLQIDPEIIFGVVIGSIIGITFFGGIPVGPLMAAGLTALFLNIIGLFRH